AATGCTCCAGCTATGTTATTGCATCCATGCATTCAGTACTGAAACATTGAGATGATGAAATAATGGTGAAATACCAGGTGGTGAGACATAGCGATGTGCAGGTGGGGGGTTCATTACTATTAGGCCAGGCCctggccaggcaaacttgatcacttgtttctcatccacaaaaattcggaTTTCCATGTGGGCGGAAGGtcattttcattattcattaagTAATCCATATCacgctgtctgttactataaaggttagcagTACCTACAtttaccaccgtttctgaggtgcaggtgacatttgctgtgttgtaaaatgatagccagccttcttaacATTAAAATAAGTGTGCATGTcattaataacaacaataacgAAATTACAGGTGGTGGGGTAAAAAGAGATGCGAGCAGGGATGAGTAACAATTGATCAACTTTTATCTTTGTCATCTTGCTACGTTTTTATCGCATACGTAGACTTTTATTTTAACCTGTTTCAATCCATGCAGTGCTGAAGTTGTAACAGAGTTGTACACCATTATTAAACGCTTCACCATTACAGTGATATTGCAGCTTTTCTGTGCATGAATGACAACAGTTTGCCACAACAACTCAATACTCTGCTGTCAGTTGAATTGTCTGACCCAACACAAAACTTGATATACTATCCAAAATGACATTAGCAGCAAGATTGTGATCTACCATCTTCCTTTAATTTGACAAACACAGTGGCGAGACACTGCAGTTTGACACGAACTCTTGCTTGTAAAATTCTATAAACATTATCAGAGGTATAGGAGGTTGTCTCATTTCACAACGAATCTGCACTTTGCAGTGAACAGGATTCATTCAAGATTTTCCCTTGCATTGTTATGTGTATCACATCATTAGTAACAGAGTATCACAGTACATCATTAGTAACAGTGTATCACAGTACATCATTAGTAACAGCGTATCACAGTGCATCATTAGTAACAGCGTATCACAGTGCATCATTAGTGACAGCGTATCACAGTGCATCATTAGTAACAGCGTATCACAGTGCATCATTAGTAACAGCGTATCACAGTGCATCATTAGTAACAGCGTATCACAGTGCATCATTAGTAACAGCGTATCACAGTGCATCATTAGTAACAGAGTATCACAGTGCATCATTAGTAACAGCGTATCACAGTGCATCATTAGTAACAGAGTATCACAGTGCATCATTAGTAACAGCGTATCACAGTGCATCATTAGTAACAGAGTATCACAGTGCATCATTAGTAACAGCGTATCACAGTGCATCATTAGTAACAGCGTATCACAGTGCATCATTAGTGACAGCGTATCACAGTGCATCATTAGTAACAGCGTATCACAGTGCATCATTAGTGACAGCGTATCACAGTGCATCATTAGTAACAGCGTATCACAGTGCATCATTAGTAACAGCGTATCACAGTGCATCATTAGTAACAGCGTATCACAGTGCATCATTAGTAACAGAGTATCACAGTGCATCATTAGTAACAGTGTATTAAAGGAAAGAATAGTGACAGAGATTATGAGGATATAAATGTATCACAAAACATGTGCTTCAAtattgtagcaacttattggaagcattttggaaATACTTTTGGATTACACCTAACCAACAGGCCATGCCAAATTAATCATATGTTTTCCCCTCTAGTAATGAAGGTCAAAAAATTATAAACCATTTTAGctagaactgactgttctattagagtttataagactgttctattagaggacAATATTTAGAGTCTGCAGTTAAACTAACAATTCTTTTCAAGAGATCACATGATTATTTTGATTTTGTCAAAACACTGACCTGCCAAATCCATGGCCATACTGCCTATTGTGGGGCTGATTTCCAGTCAATATTTTTGTGGGATAGTgcaaacctttgtgatccctactatacagtacagtgggttctccattatccgaacacctgtgtaCCACAAATGTCAGTTTTCAGATAAgcgaatttgtttggataagtgaatttgtatacagagttctgtccaattactctaatagaacatacaataactgtcaaaatactctaataaaatggtCATTCGCACTGTTTTAATCAAGGATCTAGATAATTAAGTGTCTGGATAATCGAGTGCCTACTGTACTATGGTATTGTGTGATCATAGTATGTCTGCATCAAATATCATACGTAGATTTTGCTTATAATAAGGCAAATTATGGTATGACTTTTATTTAGTCCCTTGATCGAATTTGCTGTTCACATTTCATTGATATGACATTGTGATAGAACAGTGCTGGTACTTTGTACATGTGGTCATAAAAATATAATAAACTTGTggttatataataatataatataatgataCATTTCCAGATATATAATTGTAACTATCAAATGTTTATTTACAGTATAAGGAGGCTGACATGGAAACGATGCTCCTTGTTGGTTCTCTAGTACTGCTTTCTTTTATATCAAGAGCAGCTGATGCTGTTTTAGTACGGAGCAGCAATGATAGTATTTCAGAGGGAAACTGTACAGGACCACTGGACTATTTCTTGTGTAACTGTTTGACAACAAACACAACTATTGACATTCAAGTTTCACCAGATCAGTACACATTCAGAAGACAATCAGACTGTATACTAGAGAACAAGACCAGCATAAGAATTATTGGTAACTCATCAAATGATACAGTGTTTAACTGTACATGTGATAGACCATTTGGTATTGTCTTTTTGAGAGTATGCAATGTTACCATTGAGGGTATTCAAATGGTAGGCTGTGGTGATGTGGTGAGCAACATCATTAATCAGACACTCTATACCATTGTTCCAGCTATCCATTTTGGAGCTGGCTTCAGATCTGCAGTAATGTTTTACTATGCTAAAGATGTGAGAGTCACTGATCTCATCCTGCTCAATACTCTTGGTTATGGTATTGTCACTGTAGACACAATAGGAAATGTTACATTGTCTACTGTCCGTATTATTAACACTACATTTGATAATGATCCAGCTTGTGACAATTATGATTTCAGTATTGATAcggctactttttattgctcaGGAAGTGGTATTCTAATTGTCTATCATGACAATATTGAGGTAGGTACTGTTGATGAAGCTAACACAGTCTTAACAATTGACCAGTCTGTGTTTCTCAACAATAGAAATCTTATTCCAGACAAACAATTAGCTATTCTTATTGAGTTGACTGCCACTGGATTCTACCAACTACCAGTACCACTGCAAGGAGCTAGTGGGATCTCAATTTACTATCTACAGAAATTATATGATGTGAAAACTGAAATTAGCAATTCATTATTTTATAACAATTATGGAAGTCTTGCTGGTAGTTCAATAGTCACTTCTGTATCAAGTATTAGGGGCACAACATTCTTTGAAAAATGTCATTTTGAGTATGAAGAAACAGCTTTAGATTTTGCAGTCAACAGTGGGTATTTAACTAGGGGTGGAATATCGTTTTTTCATTTAATGACTAGAAACGCACCTGGAATAGAGCCTTTAGTGGTTACAACTGAAATTGAAGTCATTCTTGGAGTTTTACAATGTGACTTTACTAACCTTGGTGGCAGGCTAGGGGCTGCTTTGCATTTTGATAGAATATCTTCAGACACTGTATCACTTGtcattgtagttgaactatgtAATTTTATTGGGAACGTTGCTGATGCTGGAGCTGCAGTGTATGCTATTGATAATGGATTTACATCATCAGGTGGACTAAGTGTTTTTTTAATTAATATAAATGCACACCACAATGCTATTTCACCAAGCTCCTCTTTGCTGCATGCTTCCAGTGAATACATCACTGGTGTTTTTTCTGctaaaatttcattgtttatacTTAATTGTAGTGAGCACTGCAGTTTTACTAACAATGAGCCATCAGTTTTCTATGGGCACTCCTCCTCCATTGAGGTATCTGGTTCAGTGGAATTCCTGTATAATGTGGGGAATCATGGAGGTGCGTTTGATGTTATCAACACTATTGTTTACTTTTATCAAGGTGCTCATGTATATTTCGGCCACAACTATGCCATGGTACATGGCGGCGCTTTGGATATTATCTCATTCACAATCAATCTGGTTACATGTCCAATACAGTTTCTAGGACCAAACACAACTGATCCAATACTCACTCTAGATAGAATTGGTGATCTTAATCTCAATATTACTTTTGAAAACAATACTGCAGGTTCATCTGGTATACTGCAATCCATCTACGCTAATGTATTCTATGTATGCTTCTATTACCCGTACACAATAACACAACTTAACTTTGGTTTAGAAACTCCTGTAGTGAATGGTACTAGATCATCTGTGTATCGCAATGTGTTTAAATTTGTACCAGAAGGCTCAGCTAGTGAACACCTCTTTGTGTCGGCTTACCTACCATGTCCCTGTTATGATAATGGCACTTACGAAAGTGGAAAGTGTTTGGCTGCAGAAGCTAATAACACACTGAAACTAGACTCACCTGTTATTGCTGGAAGATCATTTACAATTAGCCTAGTGACACTGGATGTAGTTGGTTCTATTGGATTCACACAGACTCTTTATAGTGATGTTTACTACAATGAAACGTCAGGTGGACATTTAGCTTTAGATAGTGATCAGAATGAGAGGCCATTTTCTATCGTCAATAGACAATGTACACCAGTTGATTTCACAATATATGGACTACAAACAACCCTGCCAAAATATGGAAATTTACGTCTTTCAGTTATACCAGGTTCAAATCATGACTTTAATTTTACGTTTGATGATTGCCCAACTGGATTCAGTATTCAGAAATATGAGAATGGCTTGTATGGCTGTGCTTGTGGTGAGTTCTTCATGGAGTCAGAAATCAGAGATGATTTTCAGTGTAATCCTGTTTCTGGGATGATCAGACGTCTAGATTTACGATCATGGTTAGCCACAAATGATGACAGAATTGAGTACACTAGCTTATGCATACCCACTTACTGTGATGACTCACTAGCAAACTTCACATTAGAAGATCAGAATATTCTCTGTATCAATTCTCATGCAGGACGAGTGTGTGGAGGTTGTGTTGATAACCTCAGCAAAGTGTTTGGCTCTAATATTTGCAAGAAGTGCAGTAATATTTGGCTGGCTACCATTATCCTCTATGCTTTACTAGGAATAATTCTAGTACTGATTTTGTTCTTCCTAAGGTTTACAGTAACACTGGGGGCTATTAATGGACTAATATTTTTCTGTAATGCTGTCAGCATAAATGAACATTTATTTTTCAACACTGAAAGGTCTGACTTTTTGTTCTTGAGAGTGTTCATATCTCTTCTCAATTTAGATTTAGGATTTGAAGTGTGTTTTTATGATAAGATGACTCAAATTGGCAAGACAGGATTGCAGTTTGTGTTCCCCATCTACCTGTGGCTGCTGATATCAATCATAGTCTACTTGGGACGATATTATTTCCGTAGTCGAAGGGTCACATCTTCATCAGTCCTTCCAGTATTGGCTACTCTCATTTTGTTGTCTTATTCTAAACTGCTACGTACCACAATTAGTGCATTTTCTTCCACGACAATTTATTATTCATCAGCAGATAGTAACTACACTGACTTACAGAAAATATCAGTATGGTATCCAGATCCCAATGTAGAGTTTCTACACGGCACACATGTAATATTGTTCCTAATTGGGATTGTGTTTATACTGGTGTTTATACTTCCATTAGCGTTAGCTATGACATTTCCAACTGTTGTCTTACGATCTAAAAGACTCAGTTATTTCTTTCCACTTTTTGATTGCTTTTATGCACCATTCAAAGGCAAATATCGCTACTGGTTTGGGGCAAGAATGATTGTTCTAATATATTTGTCCACAATGGAAAGCATCATACGTTCTTACCAAGAAGCACTACTGCTATCTGTTGTAATAGCAGTTTTGGCATTTGCCATTGTACAAGCTTATATTCGTCCATTCAAAAACACAATAATCAACATTTTGGATTTAATTTTTATGGGAATTTTTATTTTGCTATCCGTAATCACTTTGTACATCTATCCCAGCTCATCAGGTTATGCTGAAGTGAACATTGCTGTGAATGTGTTGGGTTCTGTGGCATTTGTGTTGTTCTGCTTTGTACTGGTGTTCCATGTGTACAATATTATCAAAAAGACTGCTAGGTACTTGCATACCATTAAGACTTTGCAGGAGATGTTGAGGTCAAAAGGAATTAGTGCAAATTTTGATGTGTTATTTACTAGCAAACCTATTGACAGAAATACCACAAACATGAGTAGATATGGTGGTAGTCAAGAGCACAGTAATGATGACTATTATGCTCATCTACAGGAATCTTTATTGGAGCAAATTTAGGATAGACTGTGGCTTTTTTGTGCttgtgttaaatttataaaaaatatattaaagtttgtgtttgtatgtatatgcataacTGTGTTGAGTATATATACGTAGGATATCTTGTGGTGGTTACATTTGATGTACAGCTTGTGAGCTGTaattttatattatatataaactGTAtcagtgtatgtatatatagcaTATGAATGATTGTAAAGtgggtagtgtctaatcactggactgcaGCTGGAATTCTGGAATGCACTATTGGACTGACATTTTATGggtggggttactgtacatttgggtgacttgtgacaacgtttcagcactgagtggtgaatatatgatactttaatcctaaaaagtagctgtgataagccaaatTAGATTCAATTAAATCTAttcactgcttgac
This genomic interval from Dysidea avara chromosome 15, odDysAvar1.4, whole genome shotgun sequence contains the following:
- the LOC136246126 gene encoding uncharacterized protein codes for the protein METMLLVGSLVLLSFISRAADAVLVRSSNDSISEGNCTGPLDYFLCNCLTTNTTIDIQVSPDQYTFRRQSDCILENKTSIRIIGNSSNDTVFNCTCDRPFGIVFLRVCNVTIEGIQMVGCGDVVSNIINQTLYTIVPAIHFGAGFRSAVMFYYAKDVRVTDLILLNTLGYGIVTVDTIGNVTLSTVRIINTTFDNDPACDNYDFSIDTATFYCSGSGILIVYHDNIEVGTVDEANTVLTIDQSVFLNNRNLIPDKQLAILIELTATGFYQLPVPLQGASGISIYYLQKLYDVKTEISNSLFYNNYGSLAGSSIVTSVSSIRGTTFFEKCHFEYEETALDFAVNSGYLTRGGISFFHLMTRNAPGIEPLVVTTEIEVILGVLQCDFTNLGGRLGAALHFDRISSDTVSLVIVVELCNFIGNVADAGAAVYAIDNGFTSSGGLSVFLININAHHNAISPSSSLLHASSEYITGVFSAKISLFILNCSEHCSFTNNEPSVFYGHSSSIEVSGSVEFLYNVGNHGGAFDVINTIVYFYQGAHVYFGHNYAMVHGGALDIISFTINLVTCPIQFLGPNTTDPILTLDRIGDLNLNITFENNTAGSSGILQSIYANVFYVCFYYPYTITQLNFGLETPVVNGTRSSVYRNVFKFVPEGSASEHLFVSAYLPCPCYDNGTYESGKCLAAEANNTLKLDSPVIAGRSFTISLVTLDVVGSIGFTQTLYSDVYYNETSGGHLALDSDQNERPFSIVNRQCTPVDFTIYGLQTTLPKYGNLRLSVIPGSNHDFNFTFDDCPTGFSIQKYENGLYGCACGEFFMESEIRDDFQCNPVSGMIRRLDLRSWLATNDDRIEYTSLCIPTYCDDSLANFTLEDQNILCINSHAGRVCGGCVDNLSKVFGSNICKKCSNIWLATIILYALLGIILVLILFFLRFTVTLGAINGLIFFCNAVSINEHLFFNTERSDFLFLRVFISLLNLDLGFEVCFYDKMTQIGKTGLQFVFPIYLWLLISIIVYLGRYYFRSRRVTSSSVLPVLATLILLSYSKLLRTTISAFSSTTIYYSSADSNYTDLQKISVWYPDPNVEFLHGTHVILFLIGIVFILVFILPLALAMTFPTVVLRSKRLSYFFPLFDCFYAPFKGKYRYWFGARMIVLIYLSTMESIIRSYQEALLLSVVIAVLAFAIVQAYIRPFKNTIINILDLIFMGIFILLSVITLYIYPSSSGYAEVNIAVNVLGSVAFVLFCFVLVFHVYNIIKKTARYLHTIKTLQEMLRSKGISANFDVLFTSKPIDRNTTNMSRYGGSQEHSNDDYYAHLQESLLEQI